GATTTCTTATATTATAATATTATTATTTATATGATAGTTTAATAATATTATTAAATTTGATTAAAGAGCAACAGTTCCTTCTTCACCGGTTCTAATTCTAATTACATTTTCAATATCAGAGACAAATATTTTTCCATCTCCAACTTCACCAGTTTGAACCGCCTCTTTAATTGCTTCAACAATTTTATCAACTTCAGTATATTCAACAATAATTTCAACTTTTATTTTCTTTCTAAGTCTGATTCTATAAGTTACACCTCTATAAGTTTCTGAATGGCCTTTTTGAGAACCATAACCCTTAATCTCTGTGATATTTAAACCACTAATTCCAATTGACTCGAGTCGGTCGATTAATTTATCAGTTTTTTCAGGTCTGATAATCGCTTCAATTCTTTTCATATGAGTTTCCTCCTTTAATTTTTAGCTTTAATATTTACCATAAAATCAGGATAAGATTCCGCACCGTGTTCTGAGTAATCGAGACCTTCAATTTCATCTTCTTCGGTTACTCTGAGTCCTATTAAAGCATCGATAGCTTTAAAGAGTACAAAACCAAGTCCAAACGCCCAGAAGAAAACAGTTACCACTCCAATTAATTGAGTAATAAACAGACTGATTCCACCACCAAATAAAAGACCTCCATCTGTGGCAAAAATTCCAACCGCTAGAGTTCCAAAAGCTCCACAAACTCCATGGACAGAGACTGCACCAACAGGATCATCAATTTGTAATCTATCAAAAAATTCAACAGAATAAATAACTATCATACCTGCAATTGCACCGATAATTACAGCTGAAAGATTTCCAACATTGGCTGTACCTGCTGTAATACCAACTAAGCCTGCTAGAGCACCATTTAAAGTCATGCTTACATCTGCTTTTCCATATTTAATCCAGCTAACAATCATAGCCATAACTGCACCAGCTGCAGCAGCCAGGTTAGTTGTTACCGCAATAGAAGCAATAGATAAATCTGTACCAGCTACAGTAGAACCAGGGTTAAACCCAAACCAGCCAAACCAAAGAATAAATACACCAAGAGCTGCCATCAATAAATTGTGGCCTGGGAGAGCATTAGCACTGCCATCTTCATTATATTTACCAATTCTAGGTCCTAAAACAATTGCCCCAGCTAAGGCAGCCCAGCCTCCAACAGAGTGGACAACAGTTGATCCAGCAAAGTCTATAATACCCATTTCAGCTAACCAGCCACCACCCCAGATCCAGTGTCCTACAACAGGATAGATAAATGCAGTAATCACAACACTGT
Above is a window of Halanaerobium saccharolyticum subsp. saccharolyticum DSM 6643 DNA encoding:
- a CDS encoding P-II family nitrogen regulator, which encodes MKRIEAIIRPEKTDKLIDRLESIGISGLNITEIKGYGSQKGHSETYRGVTYRIRLRKKIKVEIIVEYTEVDKIVEAIKEAVQTGEVGDGKIFVSDIENVIRIRTGEEGTVAL
- a CDS encoding ammonium transporter gives rise to the protein MSIRVMSSEFSKVIFMTLLLVILFSGMAFAQQDQAAANAVAIDTVWTLIAAFLVFFMQAGFAMVEAGFTRAKNAGNIIMKNMMDFASGSLVFWAVGFAFMFGSGNSFIGTTGYFLQDSFANLGLDIPIAAFFIFQTVFAATAATIVSGAMAERTNFSGYLAYSVVITAFIYPVVGHWIWGGGWLAEMGIIDFAGSTVVHSVGGWAALAGAIVLGPRIGKYNEDGSANALPGHNLLMAALGVFILWFGWFGFNPGSTVAGTDLSIASIAVTTNLAAAAGAVMAMIVSWIKYGKADVSMTLNGALAGLVGITAGTANVGNLSAVIIGAIAGMIVIYSVEFFDRLQIDDPVGAVSVHGVCGAFGTLAVGIFATDGGLLFGGGISLFITQLIGVVTVFFWAFGLGFVLFKAIDALIGLRVTEEDEIEGLDYSEHGAESYPDFMVNIKAKN